In one window of Agromyces badenianii DNA:
- the hutU gene encoding urocanate hydratase, with the protein MSESRTVRAARGSQLTAKSWQTEGPLRMLMNNLDPEVAEHPEDLVVYGGTGRAARSWEAYDAIVRTLEDLEADETLLVQSGKPVGVFRTHEWAPRVLIANSNLVGDWATWPEFRRLEALGLTMYGQMTAGSWIYIGSQGILQGTYETFGAVADKRFGGTLAGTLTLTGGAGGMGGAQPLAVTMNEGAVLIVDVDATRLQRRVDHGYLDEMTDDLDDAIARVLAAKTERRALSVGLVGNAATVFAELLERKVPIDIVTDQTSAHDPLYYLPEGVTVEEWHAYAEAKPEEFTERARAAMAKQVKAMVEFQDAGAEVFDYGNSIRREAELGGYDRAFAFPGFVPAYIRPLFAEGKGPFRWAALSGDPADIAATDKAILELFPEDEHLRRWIIQAGEKVHFEGLPARICWLGYKERHLAGLKFNEMVASGELSAPVAIGRDHLDSGSVASPYRETESMADGSDAIADWPLLNALLNTASGATWVSIHHGGGVGIGRSIHAGQVVVADGTPLAAEKIERVLVNDPGTGVMRHVDAGYDRAVEVARERGLRVPMLEG; encoded by the coding sequence ATGTCCGAATCCCGTACCGTCCGCGCCGCGCGCGGCTCTCAGCTCACTGCGAAGAGCTGGCAGACCGAGGGGCCGTTGCGGATGCTCATGAACAACCTCGACCCCGAGGTGGCCGAGCACCCCGAAGACCTCGTCGTGTACGGCGGCACGGGCCGAGCAGCCCGTAGCTGGGAGGCGTACGACGCGATCGTGCGCACCCTCGAAGACCTCGAAGCCGATGAGACCCTGCTCGTGCAGTCGGGCAAGCCCGTCGGCGTGTTCCGCACCCACGAGTGGGCACCCCGCGTGCTCATCGCGAACTCGAACCTCGTCGGCGACTGGGCGACGTGGCCCGAGTTCCGCCGGCTCGAGGCACTCGGCCTCACCATGTACGGCCAGATGACGGCCGGCTCGTGGATCTACATCGGCAGCCAGGGCATCCTGCAGGGCACCTACGAGACCTTCGGGGCGGTCGCCGACAAGCGCTTCGGCGGCACGCTCGCCGGCACGCTCACCCTCACCGGCGGCGCAGGCGGCATGGGCGGCGCCCAGCCGCTGGCCGTCACCATGAACGAGGGAGCGGTGCTCATCGTCGACGTCGACGCGACCCGCCTGCAGCGCCGCGTCGACCACGGCTACCTCGATGAGATGACCGACGACCTCGACGACGCGATCGCCCGGGTGCTCGCCGCGAAGACCGAACGCCGCGCCCTCTCGGTCGGCCTCGTCGGCAACGCCGCCACGGTGTTCGCCGAGCTGCTCGAGCGCAAGGTGCCGATCGACATCGTCACCGACCAGACCAGCGCGCACGACCCGCTCTACTACCTGCCCGAAGGCGTCACCGTCGAGGAATGGCACGCGTACGCCGAGGCGAAGCCCGAGGAGTTCACCGAGCGCGCCCGCGCCGCGATGGCCAAGCAGGTCAAGGCGATGGTCGAGTTCCAGGATGCCGGAGCCGAGGTGTTCGACTACGGCAACTCGATCCGCCGCGAGGCGGAGCTCGGCGGCTACGACCGCGCATTCGCGTTCCCTGGCTTCGTCCCCGCCTACATCCGGCCGCTCTTCGCCGAGGGCAAGGGCCCGTTCCGCTGGGCGGCGCTCTCGGGCGACCCGGCCGACATCGCGGCGACCGACAAGGCGATCCTCGAGCTGTTCCCCGAAGACGAGCACCTGCGCCGCTGGATCATCCAGGCCGGCGAGAAGGTGCACTTCGAGGGCCTGCCCGCGCGCATCTGCTGGCTCGGCTACAAGGAACGGCACCTCGCGGGCCTGAAGTTCAACGAGATGGTCGCCTCGGGCGAGCTCTCGGCGCCCGTCGCCATCGGGCGCGACCACCTCGACTCGGGCTCCGTCGCCTCCCCGTACCGCGAGACCGAGTCGATGGCCGACGGTTCCGACGCCATCGCCGACTGGCCGCTGCTCAACGCCCTGCTCAACACGGCGTCGGGCGCCACGTGGGTCTCGATCCACCACGGCGGCGGTGTCGGCATCGGCCGCTCCATCCACGCGGGCCAGGTCGTCGTCGCCGACGGCACCCCGCTCGCCGCCGAGAAGATCGAGCGGGTGCTCGTGAACGACCCCGGCACCGGCGTCATGCGCCACGTCGACGCGGGATACGACCGCGCCGTCGAGGTCGCCCGCGAGCGCGGCCTCCGCGTGCCGATGCTCGAGGGCTGA